cagcagtgggatgcagggtggtatgctgctgggaAATGTTGAGTGTCGCAGTCTCATGTGATAGACCTGTATGGCTCTCTTTTCTGACACGGCGGCAGGCTGTGACATAATGAGACAGCATGACCTGACGATGtcaatatttagtcagccagtaACATGTGCCACTGAAATAGTACAGTACTGTGGAGAGAGATGACCTAATTCCTTTGGCTCATCTCAGTCAAGTTCTACACTGGTTAtattcttactctctctcctctaagtTCCCAGCTTAGAGGGCCCATGGCCCCGTACACACCTGTGTTCCTGGACGGATGGAAGCCAGAGCCTTCCAGGGCAGATGGGCAGGTTTGGGAGGATCCGGTCGAGTCACAACACAAACATGAAGCCTTGTGGGAAAAGCAAAAGGTATGGAATATGAGATGTACATCCATCTACATCATGTACATTGAGTTCACAAAGTGAGTAACATATGAATTTGCTCCTgacctcatcctctccctctctctctccatgcccccctctctcccccctttctctgctCACGCCCACCTCGCTCTCTTTGCTAATTCAGCTGCAGCCTACTCAGCCAGTTGGACCTCCAGTCGCCCATATGAGCGATGAACTGTACGTTCATAAGTCACCTTTGGATTTTAAAAAAACAAACTATTTTCCCATTGTTTACTTTTATTTTGTAGTAATATCAATCATCcactgtttccctctcaggtataGCAGTGTCCTACCcccggagggagagaggatgtacAGCTGCAGCTATGACTTTGTGGCCCGCAACAAAAGTGAGCTGTCAGTACAACAGGGAGATACACTGGAGGTAAACATCTGAAAAGTCATTAAGTGACATTACGTTACATTAAACAGAACTATTCAGGAACATTCTTGAAAAACACACGCCTGGTAGCTAGTCTCTGTGCCACGTTACCAGGGCTCTCTTTTAATGGTAAGATACAAGACAAAGACCAAATCTGGTGCAAAATCCAGTGATGTTGATGATACTGTACAAAATCCATCGCTAGAATCAATCAATCATATTTatatataaagccctttttacatcagccgatgtcacaaagtgcaatacagaaacccagcctgaaaccccaaacagcaagcaatgcaggtgtagaagcacggtggctatgaaaaactccctagaaaggccagaacctaggaagaaacctagagaggaaccaggctctgaggggtgcccagtcctcttctggctgtgccggagggagattataacagtacatggccaagatgttcaaacgttcatagatgaccagcagggtcagataataataatcacagtggtgtgtagagggtgaaacaggtcagcacctcaggagtgaatgtcagttggcttttcatagcccatcattcagagttagagacagcggGTGTGGTAGAGAGTGAGTCCAATCAAGCATTATTGCTTAATCAGGGTGTAAACGCCAGAATGTAAAAAAACATAGTAAACAAATATTGGTGCACAAGTACTGAACACTTTGTCCTTGCCAGATTCTgggcatactgtacatactggcTCTTAGCTTGGCAACAACTTTCACTGCTAGAAATAGAAAATTGTGAGTTGCCAATAGCACACGATTAATTCTATCACTCATTTCAATCTTCCTTACTTGTTCTCTGTATAAACATTGGCTCCTCTCCTTTTGTGTGTCAGGTGGTGGAGTCGTCCAAACGCTGGTGGAAGTGTCGTAATCGCTTCAACGAGGTCGGCTTTGTCCCCTTCAACATCCTGGAGCCAGTGTCTCACACAGAAAGCCCTGTCACCATGAGACCACCAAAGGTAACACACCAATgaaacacacgcatgcacacacacacgccaatcCATGCCCATTCCTTTACTCACTCCCACCTACTGGTATTCCTTTCATTGAGTCAATATCAATGTTGttcactcctctttcctttctcctctGCTCCGGGCCAGCCTCCAGTCTCGCCTGACCTGACCAAGACTCACACTCCTCCAGGCCCTCCAGCCTTGAACCCTAGCTCCTTGACCCCAAGCCCCTCAGCCCACCACCGCCCTCCCCCACCATCATACAACCAATACATTCCAGCCGGAGATGACACAGACAAAGGTATCACACTATACTGCGAGGCGTTATATTCTGCACTGTGTCAGAGGGGCGACTCAGGCGCTGCACTATACTATATATTTTCTCTGTTGTGTGAATGTGCATGTGTATACACGcaagtgtgtgtgagggaggctCCAGAGAGGGGGAAAGTGGTTGTCTGTTCCCTCTGTGTGTGAAAGACAAAAACAGGAGAACGACAAACAGTGCGTTCAGCTCTTATGTCTGCTCCGTTTTAACAAGATCAACCAGATAGACAACATACAGTAataactctccctctcctcagtcaTGATGGTGAACGACGAGCTCCTCCAGAGACTGACCAACGGGAAGGCCAGCCTAAACAGGCCCCTGGTCATCGCTCGCTCCTCGGACACCTCGGTCCCCCTGGACTACCGCTCACCCACCGAGGAGGTGAAGGAGTGGCTCAGGGGGAAGGGCTTCAGTGAGATGTGAGTTTGACGTGGCCCCCACAAACCCTAAACTCATCCTACTCCAATCAGGGACCTATTCTggtcaaatcaaactttgtcacatgcacagaataCAAGTATAGACTTTTACCGTGAAATAcctacttacttacaagcccttaaccaacagtggttgagaaaatatttaccaaataaactgaagtaaaaaattaaatcaaatcaacaataacaaggctatatacaggggtaccggtaccgagtcagtgtgcgggcgtacaggttagttgagataATTTGGGGTCTCCCTGTGTATCACTAACTTTGTGGACTTATAGTAACTCCAGGATTTCGTTACATGTAATTGTTTACTGATCAGTTCATAGACATGTCGCCATATACCAATATTCATTTACTTTCAATTGTTCATGAATCAATTGTTGAACCTGGAATCGTCCTCAAGACCTGGATTTAGTACTCGATGGATCTTTCTAGTTCTTACACAGAGATGACTCAGTTGTTCACAGATGATTGAATAGGACAGATAAAGACTGAGGCAAGTGACTGACTACCCTCAGGACGGTGACGTTACTGGGAAAGCTGACAGGAGCCCTGCTCTTCTCTCTGAACAAGGAGGACCTACGAGAAGTTCTACCAGACGAGGGTGCCAGAGTGTACAGCCAGCTCACTGTTCAGAAAGCACTGTTGGAGGTACTGATCAGCCTATAATAAACATTATACATTACACGACCAAAAGTATGttaatgggcattaatatggagttggtcccccgtttgctgctacaacagcctccactcttctgggaaggctttctactagatgtaggaacattgctgtggggacttgcttccattcagccacaagagtattcgtgaggtcgggcactgatgttgggcaattaggccaacgttccaattcatcccaaaggtgttcaatggggttgaagtcagggctctttTTCAGGCCAGACAAGTTCTTCCACGCCGATCGACAAACTTTTACTGTATAGACCTCACTttgttcaatcaatcaaatttatatagcctttttttttttttacatcagccaatgtcacaaagtgctatacagaatcCCAGcttgaaaccccaaacagcaagcaatgcagatgtagaagcacggtggcttggaaaactccctagaaaggcaggaacctgggaagaaacctagaggaaccaggctatgagaggtggccagtcctcttctggctgtgtcaggTTGagataacagtacatggccaagatttttaaacgttcatagatgagcagcagggtcaaataatagaGGGTGCCACAGGTCAGCaattcaggagtaaatgtcagttggcttttcataaccaagcattcagagttagagacagcaggtgcggtagagagtcTAACACAGCAGgaccgggacaaggtagcacgtccggtgaacaggtcagagttccatagctgcaggcagaacagttgaaactggagcagcagcacgaccaagtggactggggacagcaaggagtcatcaggtcaggtagtcctgaggcatggtccctcCCCGTCGTCCGGGAGCATATTTAAAATTCACacacactggataagacaggagaaatactccagatataacagactgaccctagcccccctgaCAAACTACTCAACCCACTCAATTGGAGCTATATGGCAATCTGATAACTGCCATATAGATCCTATACAATTACTAATTAGATGATTGCAGTGTGCCTCAGCATCATCTTAcgtataaaacaaatattttccaaATTTTACTCCGGCTGCAGTTAAGTTTCAAATCCACAATGTCCCTGCTGTGTTACCTTTCCATGTTTTCACTTACCATAACTTCTACCTGATTGAAATGCTGTTCTTCCAGGACGCCAAGAAGGCCACAGAGCTGGAGGCAGTGATGGAAAAGCAGAAGATGAAGGTGGATTTGAAACTGGAGAATAGCACACTGTAAGACCCAAGTGTCAGACGTCACGTACCACTCTCCTAAAAATGAAAAGACTCATGCTGAAAGATAACAATCCCTGCACACACAATCACAAAGAGTCTTGATTCTAACAAAAGTTAGATTCACTGTCGGATGTAATATTACGCCGATATGAATTTTATGTAATTGGTGGCTCTTCAAGTCAGACTGGAGTCTTGAATCAAGGCTTTGCCTTTTGCTGTAAATGGTTGATTAAAATTGAACTTAAAGGGCAATTGTCCTGTTAAGCCAGTAATCGGAGGTATTCTTGAATATTCTCGCCTGTCTGTTGACTTGATTGAATCAATTGTACCATTTCCCCCTGCTATTTGCAGACCAACTTAAATGAATGTATACTTGTCTTGTTTATGTCCATTATTTGTACACTCACAATATATTAGACAACAAAGCCTTTTCTTCAATTAGAACTTCAGTTTTACACTTAGGCCCTGAGCAAAGATCTTAGGTAAGTACATtaatacaataaaaaaaaaaggGATTTTTATTCAGGCTTCAAGACAAATCTTCCAGTAAGTAATACAAACAGACCTGACAAAGTCTACAGACAGCACACATTGGGAAAAGCAATGCATTCATTTATATATGTGTGCATCTAACTTCAAGTGACTGACATACATGAACAAAAATAAAGAAAGAACATTTACAAACTGCTGAATCAGCATCAACATATTGGAAAGTGAAATGGACATAAAGCAGGTGCTGTGCTTAAGATACTGTTCCCAGCACCAAGTGTCATAGGCCAAAAACAGGGTAACGTAGCGGACTACCAGGGCCACATAGCGAACTACCAGAGACACGCAGCGGACTACCAGGGCCACGCAGTAATGTAGCGAACTACCAGGGCCACGCAGTAATGTAGCGAACTACCAGGGCCACGTAGCGAACTACCAGAGACACGCAGCGGACTACCAGGGCCACGTAGCGGACTACCAGGGCCACGTAGCAGACTACCAGGGCCACGTAGCAGACTACCAGGGCCACGTAGCAGACTACCAGGGCCACGTAGCAGACTACAAGGGCCACGTAGCAGACTACCAGGGCCACGTAGCAGACTACCAGGGCCACGCAGTAATGTAGCGAACTACCAGGGCCACGTAGCAGACTACCAGGGCCACGCAGTAATGTAGTGAACTACCAGGCACACGTAGCAGACTACCAGGGCCACGCAGTAATGTAGCGAACTGCCAGGGACACGTAGCAGACTACCAGGGCCATGCAGCATTGTAGCGAATTACCAGGGACACGCAGCAGA
This genomic window from Oncorhynchus gorbuscha isolate QuinsamMale2020 ecotype Even-year linkage group LG07, OgorEven_v1.0, whole genome shotgun sequence contains:
- the LOC124039899 gene encoding epidermal growth factor receptor kinase substrate 8-like protein 1 isoform X2; protein product: MMDPYGIPSPPIPHAPNAPPSNPPPYPGIRANGVNGGQPQPDISFLRAEREVGILNHCFDDIEVFMAKLQQTAVAATVLSQRKKKNKKSHKQTAEEDLLTAKACPPPEEEFMDIFQKCKYCFSLLARLKSSISNPSSKELLHHVFKPLDMLVKTIGGPALGASVISPALTNSAISLLQDNLTEEERQIWTSLGPHWTLPHSQLRGPMAPYTPVFLDGWKPEPSRADGQVWEDPVESQHKHEALWEKQKLQPTQPVGPPVAHMSDELYSSVLPPEGERMYSCSYDFVARNKSELSVQQGDTLEVVESSKRWWKCRNRFNEVGFVPFNILEPVSHTESPVTMRPPKPPVSPDLTKTHTPPGPPALNPSSLTPSPSAHHRPPPPSYNQYIPAGDDTDKVMMVNDELLQRLTNGKASLNRPLVIARSSDTSVPLDYRSPTEEVKEWLRGKGFSEMRTYEKFYQTRVPECTASSLFRKHCWRTPRRPQSWRQ
- the LOC124039899 gene encoding epidermal growth factor receptor kinase substrate 8-like protein 1 isoform X1, yielding MMDPYGIPSPPIPHAPNAPPSNPPPYPGIRANGVNGGQPQPDISFLRAEREVGILNHCFDDIEVFMAKLQQTAVAATVLSQRKKKNKKSHKQTAEEDLLTAKACPPPEEEFMDIFQKCKYCFSLLARLKSSISNPSSKELLHHVFKPLDMLVKTIGGPALGASVISPALTNSAISLLQDNLTEEERQIWTSLGPHWTLPHSQLRGPMAPYTPVFLDGWKPEPSRADGQVWEDPVESQHKHEALWEKQKLQPTQPVGPPVAHMSDELYSSVLPPEGERMYSCSYDFVARNKSELSVQQGDTLEVVESSKRWWKCRNRFNEVGFVPFNILEPVSHTESPVTMRPPKPPVSPDLTKTHTPPGPPALNPSSLTPSPSAHHRPPPPSYNQYIPAGDDTDKVMMVNDELLQRLTNGKASLNRPLVIARSSDTSVPLDYRSPTEEVKEWLRGKGFSEMTVTLLGKLTGALLFSLNKEDLREVLPDEGARVYSQLTVQKALLEDAKKATELEAVMEKQKMKVDLKLENSTL